ACTCGATCTACTGACGTTTTTGCCCTTCTCCGAGCTGGGCAGTTTTTGGGAGCAAACCTTGCTGCCAGCCTTCTTTTCAATTATTCAGGCGGCCTATCCGGTCAGCAAAGTTAATACACCTGGTTCGGGCGTGGTGCTGGCGAATGGTCAGTTTATTTTGGTTCGGCGCAGTGCTTATCAACGGGCAGGCGGCCATGCGGCAGTGCGCGATCGAGTGCTTGAGGATGTTGAGTTAGCGCAGGCGATTGTGCGGGCGGGGGGGGTGATGCGGGCGGTGTATGCTGGCGAATTGTTGCGTGTTCGGATGTACACCAAGGGCAGCGAAGTGCGTGAGGGCTTGGTCAAAAATGCGATTGCTGGCTTGCGTAATGGTGGCGTGCGTTCATCGTGGGCGGGTTTGCGCCAGATTTTGGTTGGGGTTGTGCCGTTCGGGTTGGGCTTGCTCAGCTTGTGGGCTTGGCTGCGACGCTGGACATTCTGGCCAAAACTCTTGTTGAGCGCGATGGCGGCGCTGCTCAATGGCTTTGCTTTTTGGAGCTGGGGCCGTTTTATGCAGCAATTATATGGCTTATCGCGCCGTCACGCCCTGCTTTTCCCGTTGGGGATTGTCTGCTATATGCTGCTGGCGGCTGAAGCGGCTTGGCGGATCTGGTCGGGGCGCGGGGTGACGTGGAAAGGCCGCACCTACAAAGAGTAATCACGCTAAAACTAATTGCTTGACGACATGTTCCCAGCGAATGTTGGCGACCATCGCTGGCCCGTTGCTGCCAAGTTGGGCCGCTAAATCGGCAGAGGCCCACAATGTGTCGAGGTGGGCGGCCATGGCTCGCGCTTCGGCTGGGGCAACAAAGCCAGTTTTGCCATCGTGAATAAATTCTAAAACTGTGCCCGAATCTTGGGCGGTCAGCACTGGCTTGGCCGCCTCAAGCGCTTCGATCGTGGCAAAGCCAAAATCCTCGTCGATCGGGGCATAGAACACGGCGCGGGCATCGGCATATAAATCAATCAGCGTTTGATCATCCATCCAGCCGCGAAACTCAACCCGTGCTTCAATCCCAAGTTGCTTGGCGAGTGCTTGCAGTTCTGCCAAAGCTGGGCCACGCCCGCCGATAATCGCCTTGACTGGTTGTTCGGTATGGGTCAGGGCGTGCAGCAATAAATCGAGCCGTTTGGCGGGATCAAGCCGCGAAATGCTGAGAATATATGGTTCGTAGCGGCCTTGACGTAAGCGCCCACTATAAATTGAGGGTGGATAAAGCGGTGTGCTGGCGAGGCCATTGAAGCGTTGCAAGCGTTGACTGACAATCTTGGAGATGCTAAAACGGCGTTTGGCTTCGACTAAGGCCTGTTGATCGAGCCGTGTCAGGCTGCGAGCGAGGTGATCATCGTCTGGTTGACTGCCCCAATCGCTCCAGTTTGTGCCGCGCCAATCGTAGAGTTGTCGATGTTGATGCACCAACCAAACGACTTTTTTGGGGTGAGCCACTGCATACGAGGGGAATTTAGTACAGATTACTTGATCGACAGGTCGATCTTCGACTTGGCTGAGATCGAGCATGCGCCAAGCCAAAGCGCTATTGAGCAACTCGCGATGCGGTGTCCGAGTAAAGGGCAAGGCGACTAAATCGGCTTCATGGCCCGCCTTGCGCAGGGCTTGCAGTAGGCCTTCGGCCAACAATTCGGCTCCACCACGGGCAAAAGGCACTTGGGCTGTACAAACAAGAATCCGTTTCATTGGCTCTCAGGGCTAAGCAATCAGCCGCCATTATACTTTAGATTTGCTGGAGTGCCGCTTGAACCCGTAAGGCTAGCTGGGTCAGAATAATCGAGGTTGCGCCCCAAATTTTATGCTCACCATAGGGGTAATGCGGCACTTGCAGGGTCATGCCACGAATAATCCGTTCTTCAGTTTGCACGGCATCGGCGGCCCAAAGCTGCTGCAAGGGCAAATGCACCACATCGGCAACCTCATGCGGATTGGGGGCTAAATCAGGCGCATGATCAAGCCAAGCGACAATTGGCGTGATTAAAAAATTGCTGACTGGTACATACAATTCGCTCAAACGCCCGATGATTGTAGGTTGATGGGTTTGCAAGCCAACCTCTTCGTGGGCTTCGCGCAGCGCGGCGGCCTCAGGGCTGGCATCAGTTGGGTCGATCGAGCCACCAGGTAAGGAGATTTCGCCAGTGTGGCTGCGCAAATTGCCACTGCGCACGGTTAACGGTACAAACAACTGTCCAGCTTGCGGATACAGCAAAGCCAGCACTGCGCCATGGCGTGGTGTGATATGGGCTGGGGGCAATAAATCGCGACTGGGATTGCCGTTGCCGAGGATTGGTAAAAGCCGTGAACGAGCCTCGTTGTCGTGCTGCAAGTTGGCAAGTTGCGCTTGGAGAGCCGCCACGAACGCTAGATTTGGCATACATCTCATTCCACTAAACGAACAAAGACGTAGGTTGCTCCTACGTCTTTGTTATTATACCGTGAGTTGATCGAGTTAGATCAAAGCTTTTTCGGTGGCGATGTCGAAGATATGCATTTTTTCCATATCATAGACTGCGCGAATTGGCTGGCCTGGGCGGGCCGAGGTCCGTGGGTCGAAGCGTCCGATGATCGAGTGTTGGCCGCTTTGCAGGTAGGCGTAGATTTCGCTACCCATTGGTTCGGTCACATCGACGGTGGTTTCGACCACGGCATCGCCGTTAATCCCTGGTGGCAAGAGTGCTGCATCGTGGACATCTTCAGGGCGCACGCCAAGTTCAACTTCTTTGCCAACATGCGATTCGATATGAGCGCGGCGGCTGTTGGGAATTGGCACTGAGAAGCTGCCACCATCGAAGAACAAGCGGCCATCGCCCTTGGTTAAGGTGCCTTTGATGAAGTTCATCGAGGGCGAACCAATGAAGCCTGCCACAAATTTGTTGACTGGATGATCGTATAAGGTTTGTGGGCTATCAAGTTGTTGCATGAGACCATCACGCATCACCGCAATCCGCGAACCCATCGTCATCGCTTCGGTTTGGTCGTGAGTCACATAGATAAAGGTGGTTTTGAGGCGTTGATGCAATTTGCTAATTTCAGCCCGTGTTTGCACCCGCAACTTGGCATCCAAGTTCGAGAGTGGTTCGTCCATCAAGAAGACGGCTGGGTCGCGCACGATTGCTCGGCCCAAGGCCACCCGTTGACGTTGACCGCCCGAAAGTTGGCGGGGCTTGCGATCAAGCAAGTGACCAATCGCCATCATTTCGGCGGCTTCTTCAACGCGGCGCTTGATTTCAGGTTTTGGCACTTTGCGCAGTTTCAAGCCGAAAGCCATGTTATCAAACACCGTCATGTGAGGATACAAGGCATAGCTTTGGAACACCATGGCGATATCACGATCTTTGGGCGCAACGTTATTGACCACGCGATCCCCGATCATAATTTGGCCGCCAGTAATTTCTTCGAGGCCAGCCAAACAGCGCAATGCTGTCGATTTACCACAGCCTGAAGGTCCAACCAAGACCAAAAATTCTTGATCAGGAATATCGATGTTGAGATCTTTGAGAACGTGCACATCACCAAAGATTTTATCAACGTGATCAAACGTAATTGAAGCCATCGAGATCCTCCTTGAAACCTAATGAACCAATCACCAAGCTTGGGTTGAGCCATGTACGGTGAGCAATGGCGCTCCCATCAAGCTGTTGTAGGAGTTTTCGCACCAAGGTATGTGCCCAAAGTTCGGTTGGCCAGCGAAAGCCCGAGATGCCGCGTTGGGTATTGCTATGGCTAACGATCAGTGGTACTTTGGCATGATCGACCATTACCACTCCGGTTGCCAGTTGATTGCCACAGACGATCAAGCCGTCGTAGTCGTTTTCACTGGCGGCAAGTGCTGCGTAGGCGGCAACCCCATCGTGAAAACGATTGTCGGCTGGCTCGACAACCAACGCTGGATCAAAGGCGATGCCTGTGCGGCGTAAAGCGCGTCGATAACCCAGATACCAACGGGCCGAGCCTGGAATGCTGCGCGGTAGCGTAATCAGGCCGAGCCGTTGCATCCCCGCATGGGTCAAGGTTTCAACCGCGCGTTGTGCAGCAAAGGCTGCATCACACAAAACGGCTGGTTGATCAAACGGGGGGGCTAGTGCCCAAATTTGGGGCAATTGTGGGTCGAGTGCTGTGCCAAAACTAATCCAACCATCGGCCAAATCGCCACGGGCTTGGCTATCGGCAGGTTGTAGTAAGAGACTATAGCCTGCGCTAGTGGCGGCATTGGTTGCTTCGAGCAACCACGTGGCCAAATCAAGTTCACATAATAGATTAGCTTGGGGTAACAACACGCCAATGGTTAAGGTGCGTTGACGTTGGAGATTACGGCCTTGACGATGGGGTTGATAGCCGAGTTTGGCAACTGCGGCTAGCACTTTGTTGCGCGTGGCTTCGCTGACCGGCATGCTGTCGTTCAAGACATACGACACCGTGGCAACTGAAACCTCTGCTAATTGCGCAACATCCTTGATCGTTGCCATCGTTAGCCTCATCTATTTAAACGTTTAAATAGAGTATACTGCACTTATTTCAACTTGACAAGTTGCGATTAAAAGGGGGTTCTATGGCGCTTGGGCAACAACTGGTGCATCCCGATTGTTTGGCGTTTGTCGCGGTGGTTGAGGAATTATTAGCGCGTCGTCAACAAGGCCTCGTGCCCCAAAACCGCTGGCAACTCGCTGATGATCCGTGGGGGCCACGCGCTTGGAATCGTACTGAGCTGGAAGATATGGTTTATAGCAGCTACAAGCAGATGCGCAAAGGCCGCATTACCCGCCCGCCACGCCGCGAGGTGGTGATGGATATTGCCGATTATCTGAATTGCACAATCGAGGAGCGCAACCGCTTGTTGATTGCCGCTGATGGCTCGCCGATAATGCCCTATTTGACTGGCGCAGCACTCACGCCAATTCTTGAGATTACGATTGAAATTGTGCAACAACTGAGCATGCCCGCATTTGTAATCAATCGCGATTGGCAGATGCACTATTTCAACGAGCATTTACTGAATTTGTTTGGGGTTACGCCCGAAATGTTGGCGGCGATTGATCCAACTCAGTTGAATGTGCTAGGCCTGTTGTGTAACCCCGATTTGCCCTTATACCCACAGCTGATTCAAAATCGTGCTTCATGGCAATTTATGGTGCGCAAAACAATTTATGGCTTTAAACAGGCCAACGTGTTATGCCAATATGAGCCATGGTATCAACAATTGGTCGCTGAGTTGTTGCAACTGCCTGAATTTGCCAGCCAATGGCCAATTGTTAGCCTCGACAAGCCGCTGGTTACGCCGAATATGGGGCTTGAATCGCCAACAATTGTGTTAGAGGCGTTAATTCCGCATACCAAACCCATGCCCAAACGAGCTTGGCTGCGACCATTGTTGATGTCAGCGGGCTATTTTCAATTTGATTTTCCGCAAATTGTGGCTTTTTTGCCCGCCAACGCCGAGAGCCAAGCGATTTATGCAGAAATTGGCGTGCCGCTGGGGATTAATCATAGTAACTAACATACTCGCAAAGGACATTTTGTACCTTGTGGTTGGAATAGAATCCATTCAGATAACTCGCCGCGACCAATGTCGCCTAACAATTTTGAGGATGGATTGTAATGCCAACTAAAACGATTGTCCTGATTCATGGTCTGTTTGTGTCAAAACATTCTTGGCAGCCCTGGGTTGAATATTACCAAGCGAAGGGCTATACGGTGTTAACTCCAGCTTGGCCAGGCCGCGATCAAAGCATCGCCGAATTAAAGCAACGGGCCAATGATCCAGCCTTAGCTCAGCATACATTAAAAGAAAGCATCGATTATCATGTGAAATTTATTCAGAGCTTGCCCGAAAAACCAATTGTGATTGGCCACTCGATGGGTGGCTTGATCACCCAAATTTTGGCTAATCGCCAGTTGATTAGCGCTGGCGTGGCGATCGATTCAGCTCCGCCGCAGGGCGTAATCAGCACCAAATGGTCGTTTATCAAATCAGCCTTGCCCATGCTGAATCCGTTTCGCTCAACTAGCAAGCCTTTTATGATGCCCTTTGAGCATTTTCAATATACCTTTGTCAATGGCATGCCTTTAGCTGAGCAACAGGCGATTTATCAAAGCCAAGTTGTGCCCGAATCGCTGCATAACTTGCGTCAATCGTTGACCAGTGTCAGTCGGGTGGATTTCAAGGCTGAGCATGCCCCGCTGCTGCTGATTGCTGGCGAAATTGACCATATTATTCCGGCTTCGCTGAATTACAGCAATTATCGCAAATACCGCAACAGCAAATCGCTGACCGATTTCAAGCAATTTGCTGGGCGCAATCACTACATTGTCGGCCAACCAAACTGGCAAGAAGTTGCTGAATATGCCTTGAATTGGATCGAAACCAAGGCATTGGCTAGTCAATCGGTTGCTCAATAATTGCGTAGCTGTTGCTCAACCGTGGCCTTGCCGCAACCAGGCCACGGTTTTTGGCGGCCAAATTCTGGCCGATGAATCAACATAAGCATGATGAATGGTGGTAAGCTAAGGGTTAATCAATCGAGATGAGGTTGCGATGATTGAACAACGACCCTTAGCCGAACTTGCCAACGATCGTCGTTTTCCGCCTGATCCCCAATTTGGCTTGGTGTATGCTGCCTTGCAGGCTGGCAACTCGCAAGGTTGCTATTGGCAGGCCAATACATGGAGCAGTTGCTGGGATCAAGCAAATAATGTGTTGTATTTGGCGAGCGATCGTCGGCTTGATCAGGCTGAATTTAACCAACACTGGCAGCAAACGGTGGTGCCAGCGATGCCTGCCCGCCAAGTGATCAAACTGCGCTTGCTTGGTAATTCTCAACTTGAATTAGATGATGTGCTCAAGCCCTATCAAGCCCAACCAAGCAGCAGCTACTTTTTTGCTGATCAAGGCCATGTAGTAAACCAACCGCACCTGCCCAGCCAATTTGAGCTTAAGCAGCTTGATGCTGAAGTATTGCAGCTGCCAAGTGCCCAGCCAATTCTCCAAGAAATTCGTTGGATGTGGCCAAGCCTTGAACGCTTTCTAACCAACGGTTTGGGCTTAGCAATTCAGGTCGAGCAAACGTTGGTGGCCTGGTGTACTGCTGAGTATGTTAGTTCGCAACGCTGTGGTTTAGGCATCGAAACCTTAGAAGCCTACCAACAACAAGGTTTGGGCTATGCTTTGGCAACCGCGATGATCGTGGCATGTCGCCAACGTGGTTTGCAAGTGCATTGGGAATGTTCGAGCAAAAATCTTGCTTCGTATCGTTTGGCGCAAAAACTCGGCTTGCAACCACAAGCAGGCTTAATCAACTATGGCTTGGTTTGGCTCTAGTTGGTTTGTTGCAAGGTTTGCAACACGCTAGACCATTCGGGGTAGCGATAAATTGGGTTGGCCACATGGTGATAGACAATCTGACCAGCCCGATTGATCGCTGCTGCACCGCCCAGCCGCCGCATTGAGCCAGCCCCATTCAACAACTCCATGCCGCCAACTAAGAGCTTGGCTTGGCGAATCAGCACCTGTGGCGAGAGCACTTGTAGCCATGAGCCTTCTACAATCTCAAAATAATCGTAAACCTGTAAACTTTGATCAACATAAATTGGGAAGGGAATGTTATACATCGAGCGAAAGCGCGAAACCAGCTCAACATTGCCCATCATCAGCACTACAATTTGCCAGCCAGCATCTTTGAAGGCTTGGTCGTAATCACGCAGATTTAACAAGGTTTGGCGGCAAATACCACAACCAATATTCCGCATAAAAAAGATTAAGATTGGCTTTTCCTGCCAAAGACTTTCAAAGCCAACCCGCTCACCTGTTTCATTCAACACCCATAAATCAGTCATTGGGTTGCTTGCTACTGCTGTCATCGTACCCATCCAATCGCGCTGTAAATTCACTATTGTAGGCTACGTGCGCTGGGCGGCATAAGGATGTATGTTTAGGCGGCGCGTTGCAGCGGCGGCTCCACATAAGTCAATACTTCATCCCAAGTTGGGTAACGATAGATTGGGTTGGCGACATGATGAAAGCTAATTTCGGCCTGCGGATTGAGCAGCACAATGCCCCCAAGGCGGCGAATTGATTCGGCGGTTAAATTGACTGATGAAGGAATGCCTTTGAATGCTAACAGCATCTGACGGGCTAAAACATGCGGGCCAGCAACTGTCCAAAGTGAGCCTTGGCCAATTTCAAAGGCCTCGTAGACTTGCTGTTTAGGGTCGGAAAAAACCGGAAATGGCAAGCGATTAAGCTGACGAAAGCCATGAGCCATTTTGGCATCGCCCATAATAATCACGGCAATTTCGCAGTGGGCATGGTGAAAGCGTTGTTGATATTCGCGCAAACGGTAGAGCTGTTGGCGACACAGGCCACAACCAACATGGCGCATTAACATTAACAAAAGTGAACGTTGTTGATAGCGTTGCAGCAAATCAACCGGATGATCGGTTTCATCCACCACCATTAAATTGCGCTCAACGATTTGGCCCTGCATAACACACCCATCCTTGCTAAAAAGAAAACTGCATCGACCTCTATTCGTTTAAACAAACGTAGGTAGATGCAGCCTTTTTTTAAAGATTGGATGAGGATTCGTTTTGGGCGCGTTGTTCGGCAATTTTGCGTAGCCCATTAGCGGCTCGCCAAATAACTGATACTAAGGCTATCGTGATCAGCAGCCAGATGCCCCAAATCACAACGCTAGAACTACTTTGACGGGCGATAAAGGCCAATAATGGCAGCACGCACATTGTTGGCGAAAACAGCATGGCCAAGGCAATCGAACGCCGGAGTTTGCGTTCTTCAGGGCTTAAATTGGCACGATTGAGCGAACGTGGCTGCTGATCTGGTGACTGCATGAAACATCCTTATGCTAATTGGTGACTGGACAGCTTATGGCCGAGTTGATTGGTTGGGTTGCTTGCGGATCACGCTTGAAAATCAGGCTTTGTTGATCGGCATAAACTTCACGCCAAGCTGAATTGGCTTGAACTGCGCTGATCAATTGCTGGCCGTTTTCACGATCCACTAGAATTGTATCAACTGAAGCTTGTGCTAGGAGCCGTTCCCAATCGCGGCCTGCCATAATACAACTATAGGCTTGCCAGTGTTCGGTTGGGTATAAGTTAACTCGTGGATCGATAAATACAGGCAATTGCTCACCAGCTTGCCAGATTAAATAGCTGCCATAGCCAAGATCATGGAAGTAGGCTTGGCTTGGTGGATTGGCCTGCAAAAACTCGACTGCTTGAATTGGGGTAGCAGCACTCGCTAATGCTGCTTGCGGCAAATTGCCGGTTGCGCCCTGCAAAGCTGCTGGCAAAGGCAGCCAAATGCGAATGACTGGTTGCATGAGCAGACCAATCAAACCAATCGTGATTGTCAATCCGGCAATCCATACCGGTGCGCTGGGGTTACGTTTAATCAGGCGTAAGCGGCCACGACGCACAATTGCCTCGGCAATAATTGGGCCTGCCACGCTACCAAACCAAAATTGATAACGCATGCTAAGCAAACTAAAGGCTGCCATAATCGTCGTTATGATCAGATCACCACTGCGCATGCGCTGCCAAACCACCGATAGCATTATGATTGCAATTAAGCTGACTGCCACGCCAATTTGAGCGCTTGGGGTTGCTAGATTTGATAGTGGCGAGCCGGATTGAGTTTTTAAAGCTTCGGGAACTGTGCTAGTTAATTGTTGCCATGCGGCGATCCAGCCGTTCCAGCCATACGGGTTGAGGAAACTCGCGATAGTTGTAGTTGCTGTGGCGATTTGCAGCGATCGGGCAGTTGCAAAAATTGGTGCTTCATCATGGTCGCGCCGCCGATCGATGATTGCGCCTACAGCGGCTGTTGCAACCAGGATTGGCCCAAAGATGAAACTTTCATGCAGGTTGACCCAAAGTAATTGGATGAGCGGGAGCAACCAGAGATATTTCGTTGCCCAGCGTTCGGCGGCCACTTCACTAACAATCACAAAACTGGCGATAAACAGCGGCCAGGCAAACATTGCAGGCTGAACGTGCCAATGATTGAAACTTACCAGCACACTCAACAACAAACCGAGCATGGCGGCCCGCCCATTGGCTTTTACCCGTCGCCAGGTATGCCAGAGCAATAAAGCATAACTGCCGATTAATAAAAGGCTGCGGATTTGTAAAATTGCAACTAAACCACCAAGCTGATAGATCCACGAAAAGAGGAATTGGCTGAGCCAGTTTTGGTAGAAAAAAGCTGTATTGGCTTGGGTGGCGGAAAAAACGCCAACAGTGGGGATGCTGCCGCTTGTGCGAATCAGATCGCCAATTTTGAGCTGCCACCAAAAATCCTCTGGGGCAACCAGCCATAAGCTGCCAACTGTCATTGCTAGCGCAAAAAAGAGCAAAGCCCACCAAATTGGTGCAGACCATTGGATGCGTCGGATATGCTGCTCCTTCCTTGATCTTGAATGCTAGCCCGATTTTAACATAGTTTGTTAAATGCCAAACACTGCCTGAAACTCAAGCAGTGTTTGGCAAATTGATGATTTGATGAATTAGGCTTTAAGGCTTGCTATCAGTTGATCAACCAGCACTTCTTGCCGTACTAACTCGCGGCGGAGCTGAATTTCGGCTTGGGCGGTTTGTAATGC
The DNA window shown above is from Chloroflexota bacterium and carries:
- a CDS encoding glycosyltransferase, giving the protein MLPVVIGLLLGLASLILLVRDALLLNKIPKIEPRPSPEPVPSVAVLVPARNEAHNIGYVLRGMAQQTRSDWQLTILDDHSTDATAAIVADVAAQDQRVHLLQGQALPAGWTGKCWACWQLAEASTSEWLLFLDADTKPQPEMLHQALAYAEAEKLDLLTFLPFSELGSFWEQTLLPAFFSIIQAAYPVSKVNTPGSGVVLANGQFILVRRSAYQRAGGHAAVRDRVLEDVELAQAIVRAGGVMRAVYAGELLRVRMYTKGSEVREGLVKNAIAGLRNGGVRSSWAGLRQILVGVVPFGLGLLSLWAWLRRWTFWPKLLLSAMAALLNGFAFWSWGRFMQQLYGLSRRHALLFPLGIVCYMLLAAEAAWRIWSGRGVTWKGRTYKE
- a CDS encoding glycosyltransferase family 4 protein, which encodes MKRILVCTAQVPFARGGAELLAEGLLQALRKAGHEADLVALPFTRTPHRELLNSALAWRMLDLSQVEDRPVDQVICTKFPSYAVAHPKKVVWLVHQHRQLYDWRGTNWSDWGSQPDDDHLARSLTRLDQQALVEAKRRFSISKIVSQRLQRFNGLASTPLYPPSIYSGRLRQGRYEPYILSISRLDPAKRLDLLLHALTHTEQPVKAIIGGRGPALAELQALAKQLGIEARVEFRGWMDDQTLIDLYADARAVFYAPIDEDFGFATIEALEAAKPVLTAQDSGTVLEFIHDGKTGFVAPAEARAMAAHLDTLWASADLAAQLGSNGPAMVANIRWEHVVKQLVLA
- a CDS encoding CoA pyrophosphatase produces the protein MPNLAFVAALQAQLANLQHDNEARSRLLPILGNGNPSRDLLPPAHITPRHGAVLALLYPQAGQLFVPLTVRSGNLRSHTGEISLPGGSIDPTDASPEAAALREAHEEVGLQTHQPTIIGRLSELYVPVSNFLITPIVAWLDHAPDLAPNPHEVADVVHLPLQQLWAADAVQTEERIIRGMTLQVPHYPYGEHKIWGATSIILTQLALRVQAALQQI
- a CDS encoding ABC transporter ATP-binding protein, translated to MASITFDHVDKIFGDVHVLKDLNIDIPDQEFLVLVGPSGCGKSTALRCLAGLEEITGGQIMIGDRVVNNVAPKDRDIAMVFQSYALYPHMTVFDNMAFGLKLRKVPKPEIKRRVEEAAEMMAIGHLLDRKPRQLSGGQRQRVALGRAIVRDPAVFLMDEPLSNLDAKLRVQTRAEISKLHQRLKTTFIYVTHDQTEAMTMGSRIAVMRDGLMQQLDSPQTLYDHPVNKFVAGFIGSPSMNFIKGTLTKGDGRLFFDGGSFSVPIPNSRRAHIESHVGKEVELGVRPEDVHDAALLPPGINGDAVVETTVDVTEPMGSEIYAYLQSGQHSIIGRFDPRTSARPGQPIRAVYDMEKMHIFDIATEKALI
- a CDS encoding LacI family transcriptional regulator produces the protein MATIKDVAQLAEVSVATVSYVLNDSMPVSEATRNKVLAAVAKLGYQPHRQGRNLQRQRTLTIGVLLPQANLLCELDLATWLLEATNAATSAGYSLLLQPADSQARGDLADGWISFGTALDPQLPQIWALAPPFDQPAVLCDAAFAAQRAVETLTHAGMQRLGLITLPRSIPGSARWYLGYRRALRRTGIAFDPALVVEPADNRFHDGVAAYAALAASENDYDGLIVCGNQLATGVVMVDHAKVPLIVSHSNTQRGISGFRWPTELWAHTLVRKLLQQLDGSAIAHRTWLNPSLVIGSLGFKEDLDGFNYV
- a CDS encoding PAS domain-containing protein; this translates as MALGQQLVHPDCLAFVAVVEELLARRQQGLVPQNRWQLADDPWGPRAWNRTELEDMVYSSYKQMRKGRITRPPRREVVMDIADYLNCTIEERNRLLIAADGSPIMPYLTGAALTPILEITIEIVQQLSMPAFVINRDWQMHYFNEHLLNLFGVTPEMLAAIDPTQLNVLGLLCNPDLPLYPQLIQNRASWQFMVRKTIYGFKQANVLCQYEPWYQQLVAELLQLPEFASQWPIVSLDKPLVTPNMGLESPTIVLEALIPHTKPMPKRAWLRPLLMSAGYFQFDFPQIVAFLPANAESQAIYAEIGVPLGINHSN
- a CDS encoding alpha/beta hydrolase — protein: MPTKTIVLIHGLFVSKHSWQPWVEYYQAKGYTVLTPAWPGRDQSIAELKQRANDPALAQHTLKESIDYHVKFIQSLPEKPIVIGHSMGGLITQILANRQLISAGVAIDSAPPQGVISTKWSFIKSALPMLNPFRSTSKPFMMPFEHFQYTFVNGMPLAEQQAIYQSQVVPESLHNLRQSLTSVSRVDFKAEHAPLLLIAGEIDHIIPASLNYSNYRKYRNSKSLTDFKQFAGRNHYIVGQPNWQEVAEYALNWIETKALASQSVAQ
- a CDS encoding GNAT family N-acetyltransferase — protein: MIEQRPLAELANDRRFPPDPQFGLVYAALQAGNSQGCYWQANTWSSCWDQANNVLYLASDRRLDQAEFNQHWQQTVVPAMPARQVIKLRLLGNSQLELDDVLKPYQAQPSSSYFFADQGHVVNQPHLPSQFELKQLDAEVLQLPSAQPILQEIRWMWPSLERFLTNGLGLAIQVEQTLVAWCTAEYVSSQRCGLGIETLEAYQQQGLGYALATAMIVACRQRGLQVHWECSSKNLASYRLAQKLGLQPQAGLINYGLVWL
- a CDS encoding redoxin domain-containing protein; the protein is MTAVASNPMTDLWVLNETGERVGFESLWQEKPILIFFMRNIGCGICRQTLLNLRDYDQAFKDAGWQIVVLMMGNVELVSRFRSMYNIPFPIYVDQSLQVYDYFEIVEGSWLQVLSPQVLIRQAKLLVGGMELLNGAGSMRRLGGAAAINRAGQIVYHHVANPIYRYPEWSSVLQTLQQTN
- a CDS encoding redoxin domain-containing protein, which encodes MQGQIVERNLMVVDETDHPVDLLQRYQQRSLLLMLMRHVGCGLCRQQLYRLREYQQRFHHAHCEIAVIIMGDAKMAHGFRQLNRLPFPVFSDPKQQVYEAFEIGQGSLWTVAGPHVLARQMLLAFKGIPSSVNLTAESIRRLGGIVLLNPQAEISFHHVANPIYRYPTWDEVLTYVEPPLQRAA